GGCGCTTTCTGCCTCGGCAAAGAAATCGTTGGCACTGCCGGAATTATCCTTGTCCATTTCCCCAACATCTCCTTCCATGAATATCCTCAAAAGTGTATTTGTACGTACAATACGTTCGGAGAATACACCACAATTGAACAACCATGGTGCATTCGTCTCGGTGGTCTTTTGAAGCCCGATTATGCAGATACATCTGTATCAGCATGAGTCGCAGGCGATTCGATGGTTCTCGATCCTCGATCGGTATGGTCTTCATTATTCCAGTATCAAGGCACATTTTTTGTTACTTCTGTCTCCTGAGGTGATTCGTCAATGTTATTAATATGTGATCCTGACGATCTGTACCTGTTTTCGATGACAGGCAGAAAAACGCTGATAACCGTTCCGATGCTCTCTTCGCTGTGAAGTTCGATACGGCCTCCGTACGATTTTATTACCTGTTCAGCGATATACAGTCCGAGCCCGGGATGCGGCTTGCCTGAACTGCTGTGACTTTTTGTAGAGTAAAAAGGGTCGAATATCTTCTGCCTGATGTCTCTACTGATGCCATAACCATCATCCATTATTTCAAAGATCACATTCTTATCCGAGATATCCGTCTTTATGGTCACGTTTCCGCCTTTGCTTGTTGGCAGAGCCTCAACGGCGTTTTTCAGGATATGATAGATCACCTGGAAAAGTTCGCTTTCTCGCATCGGCAGATTTGGGATATATCGGTTGAGCTTGAGAGTGATCCGGATGCCAGGGTCGATATGTCCCTCACTTCTGATCCTTTCGGCCCAATGTGTTACCACTTTATTCAGGTCTGACATCTCTTCGGTGTCGGGATTCGACCAT
The nucleotide sequence above comes from Candidatus Latescibacterota bacterium. Encoded proteins:
- a CDS encoding sensor histidine kinase; its protein translation is MNDKDQSLYIRNLEIIIARKNKKIESMKMNAGIDNHSRCIAYSMSCPVSQIMKDASHLEKELRSIYDIPDSIKGVETSGRSRVFEHLTSLLDQLTYHTSLVEELVESIVSKKWSNPDTEEMSDLNKVVTHWAERIRSEGHIDPGIRITLKLNRYIPNLPMRESELFQVIYHILKNAVEALPTSKGGNVTIKTDISDKNVIFEIMDDGYGISRDIRQKIFDPFYSTKSHSSSGKPHPGLGLYIAEQVIKSYGGRIELHSEESIGTVISVFLPVIENRYRSSGSHINNIDESPQETEVTKNVP